The Acidobacteriota bacterium region TCGGCGATTCGGCACGTACGAGATCGTGGACAACGGCGCGTGGACGATCGAGCGTGCCCAGGGCCAGATGACGTTCACCCACACACTCGGGGAATCGAACGGGTACGCCTACGTCTATCGCAAGACGCTGACGCTCGCGGGCGATTCATTGATCCTGGAGCACTCGTTGCGCAATACGGGCCGCAAGCGGATCGAGACCGCCGTCTACAACCACAACTTCTTCACGCTGGATCGCCAGCCGACCAACCAGGACATCGTCGTGCAGTTGGGCAGACCCGGACGCGCGACGCACGCGCTCGAGCCGCTGGCCGACCTCGATGGGCAGACGCTGCGGTTCCGTCGTGAACTCGCGAAAGGCGAGCACGTGTTCACGGAGTTCGAAGGACCCGGCACCGCCGTCGCCGACTACGACATCCGCCTCGAACACCGCAGAACCGGAGCGGGCGTCCGCATCCGTTCCGATCGTCCGCTCACCGATTTCGTCTTCTGGGCCGCCCCTCGCACCGTGTGCCCCGAACCGTATGTCGACGCCAGCGTCGCCCCGGGCGAAGAGACGACCTGGACGATCACGTACGAGTTCTACACGCTGAACTGATGGTCGGCAACCGGCAACCGGCAAATCGGCAACCGGACGGGCCCGGCAAGCCCGGCCGGCCGTTTCCTGTCACATCGCCAGGCTGGCGTCGGCGTTGAAGTCGAGGGGGCTGCCGCGGTGGCCTGACTGCCACAGGCGCAGTCCGGCGGCGGCGATCATGGCGGCGTTGTCGGTCGACAGGGCGACGCTCGGAACGAACACGCGCAGGCCGACGGCCGCGCCACGCGCCTCGGCTTCGGCGCGCAGGCTGCTGTTGGCGGCCACGCCGCCGGCGATGCCGATCGCGCGGGCGTCGAACCACTCCGCCGCGCGGAACGTGCGATCGAGCAGCGTCTGGATCACCACGCGCTGGAAACTCGCGCAGATGTCGTCGACCTCGCGATCGGTGAGCCGACGCGCACCGCCGTCAGTGGCACGCTCCACGTGCCGGCGCACCGCCGTCTTCAGCCCGCTGAACGAGAAATCCGCGCGCCGCTTCAACGCCTGCTCGAATCCCTCCGGCAGGTGCGTCTCCGGTCCCTTGTTGCGATCGTCGTGCGTCAGCTTCGGGACGGGGAACGCGATGGCATGCGAATCCCCCGCGCGCGCGCGCCGGTCGACGACCGGCCCGCCGGGATACCCCAGCCCCACCAACTTCGCCACCTTGTCGTACGCCTCCCCCGCCGCATCGTCTCTGGTGCGGCCGACGAGGCGATACACGCCAGGTGACGGCAGGTGGAACAGGCTGGTGTGCCCGCCCGATACGACGAGTACGACTGCCGGATACGGCAACTCGCCGTTGTGAAGCGCAAGCGACTCGATGTGGCCCGCGAGATGGTGCACCGGCAGCACCGGAATGCCGCGCGCCGCACCAACGGCCTTGGCAAAACTCACGCCGACGAGCAGCGACCCGACCAGCCCCGGCCCCTGCGTGACGGCGATCGCATCGACGTCCTCCCATGACGAGGATGCGTCAGCAAGTGCTTCCTCGACGACACCACAGATGTCGCGCAGGTGCTGTCGCGCGGCGAGTTCCGGCACGACACCGCCCCACTCGCGATGGATGGCCACCTGCGACGCCACGACGCTGGATCGCAGATGCCACCTCTCGCCGTCGCTCTCGACGATGGCGGCCGCCGTCTCGTCGCAACTGCTCTCGATGCCGAGTACGCGCATCAGCGCGCTCCGGCCGCTTCGGGAACCCGGTCGAACAGCGCCTTCAGCGACTCCGCGTACGGCGCGCGCGCGACGCCGCGCTCGGTGATGATGCCCGCGATCAGACGATGCGGCGTGACGTCGAACGCCGGGTTGTACACCTTCGCCGCGTCGGGCGCGATCTGCGTCGCCCCGACGTGCGTCACCTCGCGACGATTCCGCTCCTCGATCGGGATCGCGTCGCCGTCTGGCGTGCGCAGGTCGATCGTCGAGAGCGGCGCCGCCACGTAGAACGGTACGCCGTGCTCGCGCGCGAGCACCGCCACCGTGTACGTGCCGATCTTGTTGGCGGCATCGCCGTTCGCGGCGATGCGGTCGGCACCGACGACGATGAAGTTGATGCGTCCCTGGCGCATGAGAACGGCGGCCATGTTGTCGGAGATGACGGTGGTGTCGATGCCGTCGCGCACCAGTTCCCACGCCGTGAGGCGCGCGCCCTGGAGCACGGGCCGCGTCTCGTCGGCGAACACGACAACGGATCGACCCTGTTCGATCGCGCCGCGGATCACGCCGAGTGCGGTGCCGTACCCGGCCGTCGCGAGCGCACCGGCGTTGCAGTGCGTGAGGATGCCCGCCTCCGCGGGCACGAGCGCACCGCCGTGCCTGCCGATCGCCTTGCAGTTCTCCACATCCTCGTCGTGGATGCGATGCGCCTCGTCGAGCATCGCCACGCGCAGGTCGTCGACGCTCGCGCCGGCGAGCACGCGCTCGGAGAACACGCCCTTCATGCGCTCGATCGCCCAGAAGAGGTTGA contains the following coding sequences:
- the tsaD gene encoding tRNA (adenosine(37)-N6)-threonylcarbamoyltransferase complex transferase subunit TsaD, producing the protein MRVLGIESSCDETAAAIVESDGERWHLRSSVVASQVAIHREWGGVVPELAARQHLRDICGVVEEALADASSSWEDVDAIAVTQGPGLVGSLLVGVSFAKAVGAARGIPVLPVHHLAGHIESLALHNGELPYPAVVLVVSGGHTSLFHLPSPGVYRLVGRTRDDAAGEAYDKVAKLVGLGYPGGPVVDRRARAGDSHAIAFPVPKLTHDDRNKGPETHLPEGFEQALKRRADFSFSGLKTAVRRHVERATDGGARRLTDREVDDICASFQRVVIQTLLDRTFRAAEWFDARAIGIAGGVAANSSLRAEAEARGAAVGLRVFVPSVALSTDNAAMIAAAGLRLWQSGHRGSPLDFNADASLAM
- a CDS encoding aldose 1-epimerase, which codes for MGLLLTLLMTTSQTDPAFPTADIAGDRITATVALPDARAGYYRGTRFDWSGALLSLRWNGHEYFGPWFEHHDPNGHDGITGPVEEFQAGASSVGYAEAPAGGTFLRIGVGHVRKPEEPAYRRFGTYEIVDNGAWTIERAQGQMTFTHTLGESNGYAYVYRKTLTLAGDSLILEHSLRNTGRKRIETAVYNHNFFTLDRQPTNQDIVVQLGRPGRATHALEPLADLDGQTLRFRRELAKGEHVFTEFEGPGTAVADYDIRLEHRRTGAGVRIRSDRPLTDFVFWAAPRTVCPEPYVDASVAPGEETTWTITYEFYTLN
- the mtnA gene encoding S-methyl-5-thioribose-1-phosphate isomerase, with protein sequence MLPTIAWQDDAVVMVDQRKLPTREVYVTCTTPAEVAKAIKTMVIRGAPAIGVSAAYGLVLGVRRSKAAGTRQLTTEFLRDCDLLAATRPTAVNLFWAIERMKGVFSERVLAGASVDDLRVAMLDEAHRIHDEDVENCKAIGRHGGALVPAEAGILTHCNAGALATAGYGTALGVIRGAIEQGRSVVVFADETRPVLQGARLTAWELVRDGIDTTVISDNMAAVLMRQGRINFIVVGADRIAANGDAANKIGTYTVAVLAREHGVPFYVAAPLSTIDLRTPDGDAIPIEERNRREVTHVGATQIAPDAAKVYNPAFDVTPHRLIAGIITERGVARAPYAESLKALFDRVPEAAGAR